AGTATACCGTCCATCTCAAAAAAGCAGCACAACATTATTTATGTAAAATGGATGCATACATGCTTAATTTTAACCGTCaaataatacaaaaaacaaatacatAACATTTTAACCAATTAAATAGAGAATTTGGTATCCTAAATTTGTAGCCACTTAAAAGGCATTCGTTCGTgagtttgtttgtttacattccATACCATACTACTAAGACAACAACCAAAGTGAATGGGTAATTCAAGactaaaagaaaagaggaTCACggaaattaattaaaaatggaaaattaTACCAAATCCACAACCATGTgtggaaaaagaaaaccaaCATTTGAGATTTATCGGGAAAGCgacttttccaaaataaCAAATCAAGGAACTGTGACAGCGTTTGACATTATTTCAAATAAGGAAACATTTTCTGaaagtaaacaattaaaGAAAGCTAAGTCTCGAAACGTTACTTTAGTAGATAAGAATACAAAAGCCGATAAAAGATACAAAAGTGAGAAGCTATCAGATTACCTTCTTAACCAAGAACACCATAAAAACTCTCCGAAAATCATCAATGATGTGCTTGTTATAGGAAAAAGTGATGGTTTAATAAACTCGTTTCCATTAAGccaaaattatatatcttCCAGTGAAAGCCAAACATCCTCTGGTAATGTCGATATTATTGGCAATGATAACTCACATGCATCTCCTTATTTACCCAAGTTTGAGCTAAAATCACAAAGTCAGTCCAACCATTCGAACGTTGTAAAAAACCAACCGATCAAATTGTGTAAAAAAACTGAGGGAGGTACTAATCTCGACCAtaataaatcaataaatgGAGCCGTGAAATCAGGGACATCAAAATCAGCAAACAAAGACAGAATTTATGTTTTCTACGTAagcaaataattttttgtaaaggaATTTAAGCTAACAAGTTTTGGGTCaaggaagatgaagaagtGATGGAGTATCGTTACATATTTGGATCTCGTATGCAAACGAAAAATCATGATATCAATGCaaataacaaaagaaaaattttctatCAAAACTCATTTTCGAACTTTCATTTGCTCCATAAAATTATACAGCCGAATTATGAACCTGCGTCAGCTGAGGAACGAAAGTTGTGCattgaaattttagatGAAGTTTTACAGTACTAGTTAATAATTCAGAATTTCCcctttttaattcaatGATAGATACTGTAGGTAAGCAGGTAGCTGAATTATCGGTAAGAGTTGTACGCTTTTTCATACCTCAAAAAAATCCgaaatcattaattttgaCTATGGTGCAATCATGAAACTGTAGATTCGACTTTTCCCTcgtttaaaattttatcaacCACACTTGATACCTCAGGATAAGCCTGTTTAATTTCTTCGGCAAAAGCCTTTTGAAATCCCTCTATAGCATATAGCTTCCCGTTGACATACTGATTATCTTTTTGAACCAATTCACTGAATTGTCTAGCATATACATCTGGATTTCGACCTTGTTCAATATATTCCAAGACGTCTTGAGGGATTAAGTTATTCACCTTTCTAGATATGTCAGGAAGAGATTTGAGATCTCTGATAAGAGTATCAAGGCTTTCAGGAATGGCATCAGATGGAGTAGTATCTTCAAGGTTATAAACGATCAATGCCAAGTCATAAAAAGCCTGAGTGGTGTCTTCTAAACGGCTTGCCAAtgatttcatttcatcAGTCATGTCATCTTGGGGCAGCATTTCGAAAACCAAAGATAAAAATAGGTTTAAAGATCAATTTAATGCAGCACAAGTGCACTGAATACAGCAGCCTTCAATTTATTGCTGTCTCAACTGTATAATGGTTATGCTTAAACTACGGTACTTCTTCCAGTTCACTATTTGCAAGTGAGTTGGTTTAATTTTATAGTAATAAGCAAATTACAAAGTCTGTTCTACTAATAGAGAAATACTGAATTCATTATAATATTGATTCCTCCTAAATGTTCTATAAATATTAGCGTCAACAGACAAGATAACTTGAAATAATACTTTCGTTTAGTCAATTTAGCGAAAGCATCATTAGTACGATCTATTTCTTGACTTCCAGGTATACAAGTACAAAAAGCTTTAGCCTTCATGCAATATCACATCGTATTGCTTTAGCCCTGTTCATAGGTTTAACTATTCCGAAAAAGCTATGTATAATTTTTGactaatttattaataagtAACCAAgtcaaacaaaaacaagttgaaaagaaaaaagtttattattttaagtAAAAGCATTTAAGTTACGAGAAAAAACGATAAGCAACAGAAGGACAGTCGGAAAAGAAACTCGaagttttaataaattaggACAGTGGCCTCCACACCTTCGTACCTCCCTGTAGGtttcaaaagctttcaTGATTATTGCCCTGCTAAAACCACACGATATCCATAATAAGAAGAACAAATCTGAATGTATCGGCAATTAAttgcataaaaaaaggttaaaCGATTAACTTAATTGCGAGTAAAGAGTTAGCTGAAATTCATATTCTTCACGGCAcatgaaataataattgaTGGCAAAGGGAATTAAGGAATGAATTCAAAACGTAGTATTGAATGCCGgaaaaatgattaaaagaatatgtGTGACCTCCAACTGTAAGTCTATTTGAAGCGTAAGCATACCTAGTAAGAAATGGATAGAAATTGTCATTAAACTGTCATTAGTACTACAATCTGCTATCACTCTGAGTGCTTGAAGTTACAGATTCTGTTCCAACAGGAATAACAGATGCAGCCGGGGATGCTGTTGATTCGCTTTCAGTGACTGAGTTTATTTTTGAGCTCTCTCGTTTGGAATTCCTGCCATCTTTATGAATTACGCGACACCATCGACTATGTCCCGGCCATGCTTGATGCTGGCATTCTTTACTGCAATATTTTGTACGTCGGCATCTTCTGCATTTAGCAAATTGACGACTGTGCTCTTCCCATTTGTTACATAACAAATTGGCGCATCGACGTATACCACCATGACTTTCATCTTTCCGACAGTAATTATTCATGATAGCTCTGGCCCAGTATTGAACTTGTGGGGGGTAGAATTTCAAGGTGAACTGCTCGACTAACTGAAAAATATTCCACGTTTTACTGCCGCTACGTAAGGGCGACATACGTAAACTTGGAACATCTTTAGAAGACTCGAAGTAAGGACGCATATGGAAATAGTTTTTACTAGTATAAGCAAGAATTTGCAAACCAAAAAGTATATCTTCTTCACGAGGGAGTTTATTAATCTTCTTATCAAAGTTGTCAAAGAATGAGGCAATCCCGTGATAATCAACTACATTTTCGGGCCTGCGGCCATCTAATAACGCAGATGTAGAAGGAACACCAGGTAAAAGTTGATTACGACGCTGACGATTATTCAAGGCCTGTGATTGAACATTATTTAAAGACAATTGCACATCCCGTGATGAATCCTGAGTAGTAGTCATAATATTAAGCGGAgttggaaagaaaaaatttggagaGTCTATCTCGTCATTAATTGTCTCACTAGCAGGGCCTGTTTGACGAGAGTATGAAGGAGAAGAAGGGGTAGTCATGTTATAATTAACATTTTCAGTAGAAGTAGGAGTAGAGGGTGCAGCTGATGAAATTCTTTGAATGGTTAATGGAGAGTTTGCTTGAACACGAGGATCTTGAAATGAATCATTTGAATAAATGGAGCCGGAGGATCGATCATGACTAGTGGTAGAGCTTGATCCCAATAAATCACGATTCACGGAATGTCGAAACGTAGATTGATTTGGAAGTTGGACATCTCCACTATCCCGTAAATCCACCGAATAAACTCTTCTAGAGCTAGAGCTTGCCGTACTAGCTCCAAATGGAGATGGTACATCACCGTTGACGAACAAAGAGTCAGCAGATGAATTGTGTTGAGACACAGAATCAAGAGAATTGCTAATATTAGAATTAATGGGGAATGGAGCAGATGCGGATGATGGAGGAGGGGTAGTAGAAGGTGTAAGGGAAAATTGAAATCGAGAATGGTGAGAAACAACGGACTCAAGcgcaaacaaaaaatcatctAAAAGGGTGACAACAATAGGAACGATACCAGCTTCCACAACACGAATTCGAATAGCTTCAGACCCACGTATCCCAACATTTACGACACACTGAAGAGCTAGCTGCCATATTGTCATTCGGGCAAATGTTTGTCCACGTCCGGCACgtaaaatattcattaaacGCATCAAACCACCATCCATAGTAAGGATCTCACGAATTTTCGGTGAAGTCGAAGTCAAATAAACGAGATGGCTTAATGAATTCATTAATGACATTTCGGAGTCACAGTCAAGCGCACGTCGATCATAAAGGACTGTATTGATAGTGACAGAAGCTTTGTTATTCCATACGATGCTAACGTTCGATTCCCTcatctttctttaataatatatttaacacgtataaagttttttaaagacaATTGCTGCAGTATAAATTACTGGCAAACGCAAAGATTGGCGTAAAACGAACGATgtgataatattttttttagttaaagACAAGCAGTTTTCGAATACCAAAATTTTActcaataattttcaaaactgCTGTGTGTAAACGCAATAACCGAAGAGAAAAACCAAGAACAAACGCCGATAGCAGGAAGAATAAGTAGTGCCCCAAAATCacgaaaacgaaaaaaaataaaaattactGTTTTCGCAGATTTTAAGTCCCGCCGAATTTGAAATCCTTTTAAGCAATCTACACCAATTATTCTTCAAAACGAGTAAACGTAAAAGGGACTACGGTTAGCTCAAGCTTGAAGTCAAGAACTGATAAAggagcaaaaaaaatactaaaagaaaaaggaagtaAGGAGCAAGGGCACTTTTTTAGCCGAGAAGCGACACAGATCAAGTAAGTTCAACAATAGGAAGTATAACAACGAAAAAGTTGTAACCCGGGGTCTGCTAAAATCACGAGGCtaaagaaagagagaagtggcaaacaaaaaaaacccGAGATTAACGAAGATACAAAGAGAGAATGAATAAGAATAGTTTGATGAAAACCACAATAAccttgaaaataaaaataaaggataTGCTCAGTACCTTTTTAGACAAGATTAGTGGAAAATCAAATCACAGCTGACAAGAGTAAGAGAAGAGAGAATAGCACAAGATGATTTgcatcaattaaaaaagtaaagttcgaagaaaaatgttaggatttggaaaaggaaaacgGTGGTGAAGCTAAATCAGCCTTGTtgataaacaaagaataaGTGTTTTCTTATAATCGCAAGGATTTAGCTTAAAAACCACAGTAAATAGTTTTTGCAAGTCCcttaattttaattgaatgAATTCTTTTTACGAAAATTTCCCGGATCCTCGTTCTCTTATTCAGATTCTTGGAAGTGGCAGTTGACAGAAGGCAACTTCATTTCACCCGAGTGTCAACCGAGTTTGAAAACGATCGTCAGTGAACGTACCTTTAAGGCACCATAACGCAAAGTATGCTGGGTTGTTACTGGCTATAATGGTTGGGAACTCTCGGCGATCTTTGATGCTGGATGTTACCTTTGAAGAGATCGACATCTCGGCAACAATAACTCAAAAAACTTGCTGCAACTTTAACTAGCAACAGTTGGTATTTCTTTCACTATAGTCagtcattttttattcatacGAACATCTTTGTGTCTTTAAGTTTTTAGCAGAATCTGTgtatgaattttttcttttaagtCAAAATGTTGCCTAATACGTTGGTCGCATAAGCCGATTTTTGTATTCTGTAAATTCACTTTAGCAGAACATTTGGGTAAACCGGTCCGAATAAGCTGTCAGTGCTGAAAATAACCAATGTCAGATTTTGTAATCTCATTTGATTGACAAGTTCATCAGATCAGCACAACTCCAAACCAGCCGCTTCTTTACCTGTGAGTCCTGCCACTTTGAGTAACAAAACTAAAATTAGTCGCACTGGTAGATACTCGATCGTATGTCAATGGGGCAAGGTAAAGAACaatcaatttataaatataaatatgtacatattaaatatattttggattggatttttcattttattgtattttaatGTGTTATTTACGAATTGCGTTggattcttcaaaattgtCATGTTTACAACTTTCTCATTTCTACAAGTGTGATTCCCTCAACATAATATCCATAAATTTTTCGCTTATCTTGCTTAGTAAGTAAACTCAGATCGAAACTCAAGGTTAATAATACTAATATGGATTGCTTGTCTTATTTCTACGCGCCATTCCGGCCTTTCAAATGCAAAAACagttattttattattatccGAACAGTCCAAAGCGCTGAATATCCTCAACTTCGTAACAACGTCCATTTACATGACCCATTGCCTCGTAAACAATTAATTACTAATATTTTACACGATTACTAAATATTAAACTGATAGCGCCAATAAATGTCATATGTAATCTAGGCCTCCAGCTTCTTTTTAGCCATTTCCTCTTTCCATTTTCGCGAAAGTTCGAGCATTTTGCGCATCTTATCTCCTTGATCAGTCGCCGTATCCGGAAACAGATAGTCCAAATATTCTTCGAATGAACCGTCTTCAAGTCTACGGCGTTTCTTAACAACCTGTGGCATTAGTGAAGAGACATGCTTACGTGTATCTTCCGTGCCATGCATTGCCTCAAATTGTTTCCATGCTTCAAGTAATACAACTCGCTCTTCCTTCAAACCCTGCTGGCGTAAATGGGCCAatgcattttcaaaaacatttcGCGCACGCACAACAGCGGTTGGAGAAGCCACTTCTTCATTCGGTGGTTCTTCGTCATCGTCCTCCAGATGGGCAATTTCAAAGTTTGCAAAACTAATCCAAACTTTAACATGAGGTGCAGTCCGTAGTAACTGCTGGTAAATACTTCTAGCTTTTCCGTATTCCATTTCCTCGAattcaaaatcaatataaGCCTTCCACACAAGCTCTGGGGTTTCCAAAATAGGCTGGTTTACAGCCAAATTATATAAAGCGCGAGCACGATCACTATCTCCAAGCTTAGTCTCTAAGGCAGCGTAACCAAGCCAGGGAGCACAAGCCTCGGGATCATAAAGAATCCATTTTTCATAAAGAATTCGACACCTGTCAAACTGCTTAATTGCGTCTTCGAATTCAATATAACCTCGGAataattttggttttggaCACATTCCCAACGCACGACCCAACGTTTTTCTAGCAACATCAATCTTACGTTGCCTAAGCTCAAACATTGCATACATGAGCCATAATTTGGcaaatgtaaattttttatggGGTATAAGCTTGAGAGCTTCTTGGTAAACCTTTCTTGCGCGGTCAACGTCCTTCACATCTATCTCTTCAAATAAGCAATAGTTTAACCAAATATAAACGTAACGTCTCCATGCGTTCTTTTCAACTACTTCAGGAACCTTAGCAATAGCTTTTTCGTAGGTTTCGCGAATAGTATTAATATCCCCTGCACTTTCTTCGAGCTTCAGCAAATCAAGCCAAGTGTCATAGTCATAAGGAGAATCCTTCAATAGCTTTTCGTATTGTAATCGACGCTTATCGAGCACAGTAGACTCAACGCCCAAATGATCTCCaaattgtttttcaaaatgagTGTATTCCTTATATAGTTCCATAGATTTTGATCGGGGcataaaatcaattgcatatttgaaaatggtGCGAGCTCGTTCATATTCCTTTTGACGAATTTCgaattttgcaaaagcaataaaaaaccGTTCATTCAGAAACTCCTGACCAAGAGCATCTATAGCAGCCAAATAGACTTGGCGAACGTTTGCAGCATTTCCgcattcttcttcaaaacgAGCCCAACGAAGCCAATTCGTTACTTCAGGATGCACAACGACAAATCGTTCATATATGCCACGAGCCCGTTCGTTTTCATGGTACCTCCTCTCCATTCGAATATAACTCATCCAACAGTTTTCATCAGGCTCCCACTTAAGCCATCTTTCAAATACTTGTCTACAACCGGTGATATTTCCTAACATTTCCTCCATATATACGTATTTGTACCATAGTTTATCAACACGGGGAAGCTGTGTAACAGCACgatcaaataaatttctGGCATGGTTGATATTTCGATTCTTCATTTCGCATTCAATATATTTCAGCCATAACGGTATATAAGTAGAATCTACATCCAAAgctctttcaaaaacagAGCGAGCTCTCGcaaattctttttggtCTAATTCCCACTGACCATATCGCATCCAATGGCCCATAGCGAGACGATTCCGTCGAATGgcatcttcaaattctttacGTTTTCGACCTTGAAATTCTTGAAGCTCCTCAAGATCAGtgatattaatttttggagGAACAAACGCCACATCTTGTCGTTCTACAGCTTCTCGGAGCAATTGTTCAGCTGAGATTTGGATGGGTGCTGGgttcttattttttacccTGGGCGCTTCCGAAGTCATCTTATATTATTCTGGATCTCTATAGTGTACAATTActcaataaataatatgCTAGATTTATGTCTTCTCTTAACCAGTTGGCTTTTACTGTTAGAAGACAAAAACGTGCACAAATATGAATGAATATATCTAACGTTTGTAACCCTCGAGGTGGTAATCGGCAACACCGCGGATCATCCGAGAGGAGACCGCGGCTACAACCTAGTAACTTATTGTAGCAATGGTCTGCAGCTCCTATATACTCAATAATATGTTCAAACGGTATTGCTCTAAATTGgatttataattttgtaGGATGATTGCTAACCTCAACAGATTTAACTCTAGAGAAGATATAAAGGGAACTACTCCAATCAAGTCTTCTATTCAAAGAGgaataaaagcaaaactaGTACAAGCTTATCCTAACTTAAAACAAGTTATCGATGAGTTAATTCCCAAAAAATCACAACTAACTCAAATAAAATGGTTCGTTCTTATCAGCATCCGTGATTTTTAGTATGTCGTACTGATATTGTTTAAGTGAGGAtcgtttatttttgtatactTTGAATGGCGAAATTATCCTTTTCCAGCACTTCGACGGCCCTATCATTCCTTCTCTTCGTCTTGTTCATAAATGTGAGTATAAGCTAACGTAACCGCAACGTTTGATTGGAGTTCTGGTTTTTGTCTAGCTGGTCAGAATCGACAACAACATATCTGTGTTTAGTTCAAATATATACTAATACGCCTAGGTCCGGATGCCTTTACTCAAGTTCGAGTAGACAGAGGAGCTATCAAATTCCTTCTCTCGGGTGCCAATATTATGATTCCTGGCTTGGTTTCCAAAGGCGGCAATTTGCCTGATGACATCGAAAAAGATCAATATGTGATTGTTACAGCTGAGGGAAAGGAAGCCCCTGCTGCAATTGGGCTTACAAAAATGTCTGCTAAAGAAATGTAATATACTATTGACACTCATAACTTGAACTATTAACTAACATGCTTGAATTGTTTAGGAAAGAGACTAATAAAGGAATCGGCATAGAAAATGTGCATTATCTTGGCGACAACTTGGTATGTgatttacattttaaaCCATTTATAATTTCCTCTTGCTTATTGGAATGTAATGTTAACTAATATTCACAGTGGAAGACTATTTTAGAATAACATCTATAGTATAAGacattaaaagaataaaattaatgcattattttgctttcaaaACTATTCAGATTTTTCCAATGAGTATTGTATTAGACTTAAACAGAATGCAAGAAAGAAAagtcaaatttaaaatagcctcaatttttttcaggTTGATGCgtatttttctattaatttGTTTGCACGATCAAATTCATTATCAGTTTGTACTGCTTGTCGTAAAACCACTAACATTTTTGCAACAACTTCTCTTCCtgataatttaattgaacATTTTGTTTGAGTTCGTAGCTCTCCTAAAAATTCCTCCAATTTTTGCCAAAGACCATGATGCATTAATAGTCTGACATAAACTTCGCTTGTTACTAAAAACTCATCATCCAACTTAAGTAATCGAGCAGAAGcgattttgttttctaaATGATTAATAGTAACTATGGTCTCAAAATCATCATAACCTTCTTCAGTGATTGCATCAGCTaccattttttgtaatagtTTTCCTCTTCCAGAATCCATTAAAACATTATTAGTTCGGTGTTCATATATTTTGAGCGGCTGACTTTCGGTTTGAGTATTGCTTTGCAGTAATCCACTTGAATCCCACTCCCGACTTCCTATAGCCCACCACGGTTCAGTAATTCGTTGCCAACAAAGCATTGTAGACGAATAAACGTACGTTTCGCCGGTAGAAAGCGTAACACTGGGGACCCCTTCCTTGCTGATGCTGGCAATAACTACGTGTGGAATGTCAGTCGAGTTGTTTTCAATGGTAACATTGTTGCTAACTCTACTTAGGATTGGAGCTAATGAATTGGCAGTAAATAGAGCAGTCTTGTTCACCACATTCCAAGCATATACCATTCCGCTTGAAGAAATGCAAAGCAAATACGCGTTATTGCAATGCAAAAATGAAGCCTTAGATTCAATCATTATTGGCGGTAGCAGTCTTGAACCTGTCAATGAATACAAATGTAGAGATCCATCATCGCACGCAATTGACCAAAAATGAATACTCCCAGTAACCAGTATAACCGGTCTTGGAAGGTAATCCATCCATTTAGTGTTTCCATTTTCCAAGGCAACTATTCTAgttggatttttttcactTGTTCCATTTTTCACCTCCAAAACGTATTTTTGCTCATTATTAAGAGAATGAACTATATTAGTTTTATATCGAGGagcttcaaaatttatgttAGATATCGAAGTACTACTGTCAATTAGAGAAGAATAgtaattctttaataaacCTTCTTCTATCTTCTCTTCCTGTAAAGCCTGATCACTTTCATCGTTTTCATGGTtgacttttgttttgttacCAACGATTAGTATAGGAACCCCACCTTTAGGTAATGAATTGATAGGTTGTGAAAACTGTTGAGGAGGAAGTTGGGATGATCCAGTATGCTGTAACTGAGTAGAAGCTAGCCGAGAAGTGCTTGGAGTTGCACTAAGAGTGGTCAATAGCTGTGGAGCAACTCTCTTTTTACCTTCTTTCGTGATAGTAACTTTCTGAACAAATTTAGTCGGTATTTCGTTACCATTATCACTCGGACCAGGTCTTTTAGGTGATGCGATTTGTTCTTTAGAAGCTGTTAACTTGTTTGTGTCAACAGTTTCAGCCGTCAATCTATTTGGTAAAAAAGCGGGTAACTTTTGAGGTGTCTTCTGAGCACTTTTTGGAGTGCTAGAGCTTTGGGGGACTAGTGTTGGGTCAGTTGTAGAAAGAGAAGACGGTTTTTTTAAGATAGCATAGGCGGTTTCCTCAAGCTCGAGTTGCTTTGCAGATTCAGGAAGCACTATACCGTGACGACCATGACCATATTTAGCCAACGCTTTTGATATCTCTTCATCGCTAACCATGTCACCaaactcttctttttcaaaagtacATACTAAGACATTTCCATCGTACGAGCATAAAAACAAACTCAATCCGTCTGGTGACCAACAAACATCACCAAtacttttttggaaaacatTTTGACAAGACAAAAGAGGTCGAGGTAAAGCGCTTGACCAGATACTTAAAGATCGATCTTGACCACCACAAGCCAATATACAAACCagtttatcatttttatctCTGAATAACTTAGGATTAAAAGCGGTAACCTCAACAGGTCCTTCATGTCCGATAAGATTAATTTCACTGGTCCATGTTCCACGCTCTATTATCGAAACACAAGACACTGGACCATTCATCGCATTTGGAGCAGCAATATGTTTTCCATCCGGTGACCAAGACGGCCTTCGAAAATAGGTTGATAAAGGTGAATTGTTAAAGGGACCTGTAATGGTCTTCTCAATTGAAAAGTCACTTACTCTCCAGACCTTTATAGTTCTATCATCGCTTTCAGTGGCAAAGTACTTACCCGCGGGGTCAAAAGTTATACCTTTCACGTGACTTTGATGAGCTTCAATTCGCTTTAGTCGTTCAAAAGTAGTACCGTTCCAAACAATAATCGAACTATCTAATCCGACACTCACTACAAGTTGGCTATCATAACTCCAACATAAATCCTGGatatctaaaaaaattagaaactTTAACATAAAATATTCACTAACCATTATCGTGGCCCAGTAAACGTCGGTAACTACGCCAATTCTCAGTGTGTTTTTCACCGGATCCAAACGTAGAACCTAAACCAGGAATTGCTCTGTGTTAATAGTTAGAttaaaaaacgaattaATAACATACTCCTCCTTGTGCCATATAATAACTACTCGATCATCACTACCTGAAGCAAGGTATTGACCATTAGGGCTAAAACGTACTGAAGTAACTGTACCAGTATGAGTACTCATACAACACAGCTGTTTAGGAAgatcttcattttcattttcgttCTCATTTTCACGGTTGATAGCTTCAGTAGACCAAATTCGAATTGTACCATCTACGGGCAGTTAGCAAGTGGTCTTACAAATTGAATTGAAACATCATTAGACATACCCAGTCCTCCAGTTGCTATCCGTGATCCATCTGGATGTATGTGAATAGAAAATATAGATAGCCGATGCCCTCGATCGTCTAGCTGAATTAGTTAACAATTCAAAGTATTTCAACAGTAGCAGATTGTTAGGCGTACCAAAGTGTCCTAACcatggaatttttttaattttcatttattaataaatattgtttttgaatattattattaaaaaaaaaagggggGATTTGTGCGAAGGAGTCTTGTGAAGTGTGGTCGTAAAATGAAGtctaaacttttataaGCTCTTAAATGGAATGGGCTATGGTGCTTACAAGTTATTTTACTAGGACAGAAAGATAGTCTGAGCATCTTTAATAGTACAGTAgatacctttttttttttttttttttttttttttttttttacaataggATTTTATGCTTTGTTGAAATTAGCACTATTGACTGCAAACACTTCAATGCACGATACAAAAAATCTACATGCCAGCTTTCATTATATGACAAAAAAagcttcaattttttagtaaCTAAAAACAATAGAAGGAGCTTCTGTCTTAAATTTATGTAGCGAAATCCTTATGGAGGTTAAGGCACATAGGTTCATTGAATTTCTTCATGTATACCTGGACTTTCACCTGCCTGTGAGGAATCTTCAGTAAACGATCTTACCAATGAGGATGAAGTGGAAGCCAACTTTTGCAATATTTTGTTCTGGGTTTCACGATAGTAAGTTTCTCTATGAGGTCTAAACAGTGCTAATACTTTAGAAACCACGTCCTTCCTTGTAATAAcagttttttgttttacagaattttcattattaatAGCCTTCTCGTCATTCAGAGGTTTGGCCGTGATCGTACTGGGTGAGTTCGGAATATTGGCATCTAAAGGGGAGATCGAAGACTTCACTTCGTTATAAAGGCTCATGAAACAGTCAATAAGAAAATCATCGACCTTAATTGTTGGATATAGGCCATTGTTCAGTTTCCTGATTTCATATACTTGATGAAGAAGGCTCAACTTTTGTTCATCTAATAAACTTATTTCTTTGTAGACATATTTAAATTCCACAAGTGGTAAATCATTAATCTGAGTCTCTTTTACGGAGTGCTGAAGTCTCAAGTCTTCAAGGTACTTGATCATTATGTCCAGCCAAATTTGACGGTGTTCATAAATAGTGGAGGATGAACGAcgaaatctttttaaaaactgcAAAAAGTTTAC
This region of Schizosaccharomyces pombe strain 972h- genome assembly, chromosome: II genomic DNA includes:
- the hip1 gene encoding histone chaperone Hip1 codes for the protein MKIKKIPWLGHFDDRGHRLSIFSIHIHPDGSRIATGGLDGTIRIWSTEAINRENENENENEDLPKQLCCMSTHTGTVTSVRFSPNGQYLASGSDDRVVIIWHKEEAIPGLGSTFGSGEKHTENWRSYRRLLGHDNDIQDLCWSYDSQLVVSVGLDSSIIVWNGTTFERLKRIEAHQSHVKGITFDPAGKYFATESDDRTIKVWRVSDFSIEKTITGPFNNSPLSTYFRRPSWSPDGKHIAAPNAMNGPVSCVSIIERGTWTSEINLIGHEGPVEVTAFNPKLFRDKNDKLVCILACGGQDRSLSIWSSALPRPLLSCQNVFQKSIGDVCWSPDGLSLFLCSYDGNVLVCTFEKEEFGDMVSDEEISKALAKYGHGRHGIVLPESAKQLELEETAYAILKKPSSLSTTDPTLVPQSSSTPKSAQKTPQKLPAFLPNRLTAETVDTNKLTASKEQIASPKRPGPSDNGNEIPTKFVQKVTITKEGKKRVAPQLLTTLSATPSTSRLASTQLQHTGSSQLPPQQFSQPINSLPKGGVPILIVGNKTKVNHENDESDQALQEEKIEEGLLKNYYSSLIDSSTSISNINFEAPRYKTNIVHSLNNEQKYVLEVKNGTSEKNPTRIVALENGNTKWMDYLPRPVILVTGSIHFWSIACDDGSLHLYSLTGSRLLPPIMIESKASFLHCNNAYLLCISSSGMVYAWNVVNKTALFTANSLAPILSRVSNNVTIENNSTDIPHVVIASISKEGVPSVTLSTGETYVYSSTMLCWQRITEPWWAIGSREWDSSGLLQSNTQTESQPLKIYEHRTNNVLMDSGRGKLLQKMVADAITEEGYDDFETIVTINHLENKIASARLLKLDDEFLVTSEVYVRLLMHHGLWQKLEEFLGELRTQTKCSIKLSGREVVAKMLVVLRQAVQTDNEFDRANKLIEKYAST